CAGCAGTTGGAAACCCTTGCTGCTGAACTGAGGGAGGACTTGGTGAGCATGGTGGAGGCTAATGGGGGACACCTGGCATCCAATCTGGGGGTAGTCGAACTGACTATTGCCATGCACCGGGTCTTCGATAGCCCGAGAGACAAGATTATCTGGGACGTAGGGCACCAATCATATGTCCACAAGCTGTTGACCGGCCGCAGAGAGCGCTTCTCTACACTCCGCCAGTACGGCGGTCTATCAGGGTTCACTGACCGCAGCGAAAGCCCCCACGATGCCTTCGGGGCAGGACATGCCAGCACCTCCATCTCGGCTGCCCTGGGGATGGCCATCGCCAGGGATCTGTCAGGAGAAGATTATCATGTAGTGGCAGTCACCGGCGATGGTGCCCTGACAGGGGGAATGGCCCTGGAGGGTTTGAACCAGGCAGGGCAATTGCGCAGCCGGATGATTGTAGTGTTGAATGATAACGGCATGGCCATATCGCCCAGCGTTGGCGCCATATCCAAGGTACTCAACAAAGTCCGTTTTGACGATCGCTTCCTTCGAGTCGAAAGAGGGCTGTCCGGGATGGCTACCAAGTTGCCCTTAGGTTATAGAGTGGGCCAGCGAGTAAAGAGGAGCATCAAGGGCATCCTTCTTCCCAGAATAATCTGGGAAGAACTGGGTTTCGCCTACCTGGGGCCTGTTGACGGACATAACATCGCTGCCCTTGAGGCAGCTCTTTCCCAGGCAAAGAGCTATGGTAAGGGCCCTACCTTCATTCATGTTATCACCACCAAGGGCAAGGGATATCACCCGGCAGAGAATGACGCTGTTGGTTTCCATGGCATATCAGTAGGCAACTTCAAGAGCAACAAGGCTACCTATAGCGACATCATGGGCCAAACAGTGCTGCGCATCGCCCGGGAGAACCCCAGGATAGTATTGATCACTCCTGCCATGATTGATGGCACCGGTTTGGCTACTGTGGCCAAAGAGATCCCCAATCGCGTCTTTGATGTGGGTATCTGCGAAGAGCATGCGGTTACCTTTGCTGCCGGCCTGGCCACCAGAGGCTTCATTCCCATAGTGGCTGTATACTCAACATTTTTGCAGCGTGCCTTCGACCAGATCGTTCATGATGTCTGTATCCAGATGTTGCCTGTTGTTTTCGTCATCGACCGCAGCGGTATCGTG
This genomic window from Chloroflexota bacterium contains:
- the dxs gene encoding 1-deoxy-D-xylulose-5-phosphate synthase — encoded protein: MRILDKINSPEDLRGLSPQQLETLAAELREDLVSMVEANGGHLASNLGVVELTIAMHRVFDSPRDKIIWDVGHQSYVHKLLTGRRERFSTLRQYGGLSGFTDRSESPHDAFGAGHASTSISAALGMAIARDLSGEDYHVVAVTGDGALTGGMALEGLNQAGQLRSRMIVVLNDNGMAISPSVGAISKVLNKVRFDDRFLRVERGLSGMATKLPLGYRVGQRVKRSIKGILLPRIIWEELGFAYLGPVDGHNIAALEAALSQAKSYGKGPTFIHVITTKGKGYHPAENDAVGFHGISVGNFKSNKATYSDIMGQTVLRIARENPRIVLITPAMIDGTGLATVAKEIPNRVFDVGICEEHAVTFAAGLATRGFIPIVAVYSTFLQRAFDQIVHDVCIQMLPVVFVIDRSGIVGEDGKTHQGTLDLSYLGCIPNMVISAPKDENELQHLIYTAVKANRPMAIRYPRGSGPGAALETSLQELPIGKGEVLRSGKDVAILALGATVYPSLEAAKALSDVGVECAVVNARFVSPLDSQLIVDTAKKVKRLLTVEENVIAGGFGSAVMQLLQDNRIRDVQVKCHGLPPVFIEHGSQSILRSIYNLDAPGIAHQVLSSFPELPRHSQKQGLTVGPSPS